The genomic stretch CCCAGTCAACATCACATAGGGATAGGACTTATCATCTCGGAAGAGAATATTGAATGGAGGAGCGAGCTCCTTAATCAGATTGTTCTCTAGAATGAGGGCTTCGGTTTCTGAGCGTGTTACTGTAGTTTCGTAGCGGGCAATTTTCCCAACCATCAGCTCTATGCGTGGTGAAAGTTGAGTGCGCTGGAAGTAACTAGATACACGCTTTTTGAGGTTGCGCGCTTTTCCGACATACAGAATATGTCCCGCCTCATCAAAAAAGCGATACACCCCCGGCAATCCGGGTAGCCGTTTAACATCCTGCTGAAGGGTTTCAAAAAGCGAATTGCTCATGCGTTGGGATATTTTCTGTCAAATCGTAGACAACTATGGTGATGCCGGTGTTTGCTGGCGCCTAGCAAGAAGCTTAACAAGCCTTCACGGCCAAGACGTGCGCATTTTCTGTGACGATCTACCAACCCTTAATTTACTCGCTTCTGGGGTTGATCCTGAAATCAAGCGCCTGATCGATGTTCAGCCTTGGGAAGCAAGTCATAACAACAGCCGCCATCCAGTAGATCCTCCTGATGTAGTGATTGAGGCATTTGGATGTGATCTACCTGAGCGCTACCTTGCGGGCCTATTGATTGCCCCAAAAAAACCTATCATCCTCAATCTAGAGTATCTAAGCGCAGAGCCCTGGATCATGGACTTTCACCAGAAGGCATCTCCACAGGCGCACGGCATTCCGAAATACTTCTTCTTCCCAGGCTTTCAGGAGAATGTAGGTGGCATTTTGATTGATCCAATACCCAAGGAGCCATCTCTCACAAAGCAATTAATCCCCGAGAGTCTTACGCCCAGTTGGAAGCTCTTGCGACCCGATACAAAACGCATCAGTGTTTTTTGCTATCCAGGTGCACCACTACTGAAATGGTTAGAGGATCTGGCAACTCTGGATGAAAACTTCGATATCGTGTTGACACATGGTCAACGTGAGCAATTGCAGTTCAGCTCTCCAAACCCTAGCCAGCCACTTACTTCGCCCGACTCTATTCAGTTGATCTCCATACCGTTTGTTTCTCAAGATGAATATGACTGGGTACTCTCACAATGTGACTTCAATATTGTTCGGGGCGAAGATTCTTTTGTCCGAGCGCAGTTAGCTGGCAAGCCCTTCATTTGGCATATTTACCCCCAGGAAGATCGCGCTCACGAAACCAAATTGGCTGCATTTTTAGACCTCTATCTTGAAGATGCATCACAAGAACTCAAACACGCGGTCATTGCCGCGATGACTTGGGCAATGCCAAGTGATTGGGATCAATCAATTGATGAGTGGAATGCCCATTCCAAGGCTTGGCGAGCAGATTTACTGGAAAAACAAGCTGATGGTGGCTTAGCTGCCCGTCTAATGGGCTTTGTAGCCTGATCTTGGGCGTAATAAGGCTGCGGGCGGTTACAATCTTGTTTTTGATAAAAACCGCAGAAAATCAGCTCTGCACCCAGGAATAGCAAGATGAAAACAGCACAAGAACTCCGCGTTGGTAACGTAGTAATGATCGGCACTGATGCCATGGTCGTTTTAAAAGCAGAATACAGCCGCTCAGGCCGCAACTCTTCTGTTGTGAAAATGAAATTTAAGAACTTGTTAACCGGCGCACCTAACGAAGGTGTTTACAAAGCTGATGACAAATTCGATGTAGTCATCCTAGACAAGAAAGACTGCACCTACTCTTACTTCGCAGATCCAATGTATGTATTTATGGATGGTGACTACAACCAGTACGAAGTTGAAGCGGAGTTCATGGGCGATGCATTGAACTACCTTGAAGAGAGCATGCCTTGCGAAGTAGTATTTTACGAAGGTAAAGCCCTCTCAGTAGCCATGCCAAACTCTTTGGTTCGTGAAATCATTTATACAGAGCCAGCAGTTAAAGGTGATACCAGCTCAGGCAAAGTATTGAAGACTGCAAAACTAGCTACTGGCTATGAATTGCAAGTTCCATTGTTCTGCAACACTGGTGACAAGATCGAGATTGATACTCGTACTGGTGAATATCGTAGCCGTGCTAACTAATTAGCTCACTCGATAGCAAAAAGCCCGGTTCGCCGGGCTTTTTTATTTGATTGAGTTTTTACTCGCAAGCAAGCTCTATCACCTAGGCAATGAGCTTCAATTGCTGGAGTAAACCTTTAGCGTGTTGATATTGCGCTTCACCCTGTAGCTCATCCCAAGCAGGAGTAGTGGTAGTTGGCATCAAACGATTTAATCGAATAGCAGACTCCGCTTGTTTCGCTTTTGAGACTTTCAACTGACTGAGCAATTGATCCGCTAGGTCTGGACGATTACAAATCAGCACTGCATCGCATCCCGCCTCAAGCGCCATATCAGCACCCTTCACAACAGAGCCAGCAACGCTTGCCCCTTCCATCGAAAGGTCATCGCTAAAGATGACGCCTTGAAAACCCAACTCTTGACGCAAAATGGAATGAAGCCATATCTTAGAAAAGCCCGCTGGATTTTTATCAACCTTTGGATAGATTACATGGGCTGGCATTACCGCTGTCAAGCTGAGATCCAACCATTCATAAGGCTTAGCATCATCATTCAGAATTTGCTTCAAGGAACGCTCATCCACCGGAATAGCTACATGAGAATCTGCTTCTGCCCAGCCATGCCCCGGGAAGTGTTTACCGCAGTTCGCCATACCAGCAAGGCGTAAGCCTTCGTTTAGACTCTTCGCCAACGCAAAGGTAATTTGCGGATCACGACTAAATCCACGATCTCCAATGACACCGCTGCGACCAAAATCGAGATCCAGGACTGGGGTAAAACTAAAGTCGACACCACAAGCTCGCAACTCAGCAGCTAGAACATACCCACAGGCAGTCGCTGCCGCCATCGCAATCGCAGCAGATTCGGCGGTGTGTTTTGATTTATTCTTAGACCCCCAAAGTTCACCAAGCTTACGCATGGCCGGCAAATGGGTAAAACCATCAGTTCTGCAGCGCTGAACGCGTCCACCCTCATGATCAATCGAGATCAACACGTCAGAACGGAGTTTTTTAATTTCTGCAGTGAGTTTGGTGAGTTGTTTGCGATTGGCGAAGTTTCTGCCAAATAGAATTACTCCACCAGTTAGAGGATGCATGATGCGACGGCGATCTTCTGCGTTTAACTCAAGACCAAGCACATCTAAAGTAATTGGGCCTGGTTTCATGGTCGACTTACTCATGGATTCCTCGTAATTTTTTGATGTTATTTGCTGTTATTTATTACTGTGTTTATCTTTGCGTAACAATGATATGGGCAATTGCCATGTCTTGCTCATCACTTACCGTAACTTGAGCTTCCCAGTTTTTATCCTGCATAAATTGCGCAAGCGCTCCTAAATAGGAGGTAACCGGTTTACCGCTGGGCTCGTTGAGTGTTTGTAAAGAGCGCCACGTCATTGGCATTCTCATGCCCAAGCCAATTGCTTTAGAGAATGCCTCTTTTGCCGCAAAGCGCGTTGCCAAAAAAGCAATGCCCCGCTTGTGATTTCTGGCTAAGCGATGTTTAAAAACCAACATCTCATCAGGCCCCAGTATTTTTTCAGCAAGACGTCCATTGGTACGATCGTAAGCAGCTTGAAGCCGCTCGATCTGCAAAATGTCTGTGCCTATACCAATGATCATTTTTATACCGCCAGGTTCATTCCGCTTTGGAAGTGTTTGCTCTACCCTGAACCATCAGAGCCTTCATATCAGTAATTGCTTTTTGCCAACCCTTAAAAAGTGCCTCAGCAACAATCGCGTGACCAATATTGAGTTCTGAGAGCTCCGCAATGGCAGCTACCGGCATCACATTTCCCTCATGCAAGCCATGCCCAGCATTAACTCTCAGACCAATACTTCTACCAAACTGGGCAGCTTTTCTGATGCGCTCAAGCTCTTGCATTTGTTGGTCACCAGACAGATCTGCGTAACGCCCAGTATGCAACTCCACTACTGTTGCTCCAACATCCTTAGCAGCTTGAATTTGCTTTTCTTCTGGATCAATAAACAGGGATACCCGAATGCCTGCACCTTTTAATTGCGTAGTAGCTGCTTGAACAGCTTGAAAGTGTCCCAACACATCCAAGCCACCCTCAGTTGTGACCTCTTCACGCTTTTCAGGAACTAGGCACACATCATGTGGCTGCACTCGGCAAGCAATATTGATCATCTCCGGAGTAACGGCGCACTCTAAGTTCATACGTGTCTGTATTAAGGGGCGCAAGGCCATCAAATCGGCGTCTTTAATATGGCGACGATCCTCACGTAAATGTAGGGTGATTAAATCAGCACCCGCCTCTTCAGCTAAACGGGCAGCCTTTAATGGATCAGGGTAAATCGTGCCACGCGCATTACGCAAGGTAGCAACGTGATCGATATTGATGCCAAGTTCTAGCTTTGGTTGGGTATTCATTGGCTTAGATTACTAGATTTTCTTCAGATCAATCAAAATCTGACGGGTAGTCAACACTTGATCCTGAAGATGCAATCCCAATAGGAAGCGCATTAACTGCTTACTCTCAGAAAGCGTCTCTTGATCAGAAAAGTCACCTGCTGCAATGGCTAGCAGAGATTTGCCGCTCAAGACCGGCCAGTGGCCTGGATCATCCCCTTGAGCAGGCCTCACGCCTCGCTCTGGCTGATAAACATATTGCTCATTGGAGATCGGAGCACTATTCGTTTCCACGCAGCGATCTAGCGCTGCTGCATAACCTGTTTCCTGTAAGAGCGTTAATTCAAAAGGACGTAGAATTTCTTCTAGACCTTTGGATTCCAGCTCAAGATTAGATAAAGCAGAAATCGTATCGGTGTAATGGTCATAGAGCTTTTCATAGTCATCCTCGCGCGCGAGAAACTTGACTAATAACTCATTGAGATAAAAACCGCATAAGAGAGCATCCCCAACTAGAGATGGCGTGCCGCCAACCCACTCTGACTTCGTTAATGTCCGTAGCTCAGACTTACCACTCCAAGAAACCAATAGAGGTTGAAAGCGTTGCAATACTGGACGAAGGCTTGAGTGCGGACGCTTAGCGCCCTTAGCAATCAAGGCCATACGGCCATATTGACGCGTAAAGACATCCAGAATTAAGCTAGTTTCCTTATAAGGGATGCTGTGTAATACAAAAGCAGGTTCGTCAGCAACACGAATAGAAGCCATGAATAATTACTCTAGCCCTTGCGCCCGTAATTCAGCACGATCATCTGCCCAGCCACGTTTAACCTTGACCCAAGTCTCCAGGAATACCTTTCCATCAAAGAGCTTTTCCATGTCAATACGGGCATCAGTTGAGATCTTCTTCAGTCGCTCGCCCTTAGCACCAATAATCATCGCCTTATGGCTGTCGCGATCTACCAAAATAGTGGCAGCGATACGGCGCATCTTGCCATCCATCTTGAACTGATCAATGACTACTGTGCTGGTGTAAGGCAATTCCTCGCCAGTAAAACGAAAGACCTTCTCACGCAAGATCTCAGCAGCCAAGAAGCGCTCACTACGATCGGTGATGGTGTCGCCATCGTAGACTGCTGGTGCCTCAGGCAAGTAGCCCTCGAGCACGTCTAATAATCTTTCAACATCTCCAGGACTCTTGGCACTCATCGGGACGATTTCAGCGAACTCGCACTTTTGATCTTCATGGCCACCCAATTCGCACCAAGGACGGGCCATCTCTTTAATAAAGTTGAGTAGCGCCTGATCACGCTCAGAAGGAGTCTGGAAGCGGCTATTAAATAAATCTAATTTATTCAAAACTAAGACAACGGGCAGGTCATCTGGAAGTAGTTTCAGGACCTTCTTGTCATCCTCACCAAAGTAACCTGCTTCAACTACAAAGCAAGCCACATTCACATCTTGCAAGGCAGTGGTTACCGTACGATTCAAGGCCTTGTTCAGGGTATTCATTAAACGAGTCTGAAAGCCTGGTGTATCAATGAAGATGAACTGCGCCTCTTCACGATTCTGAATACCTAAAATCCGATGACGTGTAGTCTGAGCTTTGCGCGACGTGATACTAATCTTCTGACCAACTAAAGCATTCAAGAGAGTCGATTTGCCCATATTCGGACGGCCAACAATGGCGATAGTGCCGCATCTAAACACAATTAGCCCTTCAGCTTAAGATTTAACTGTTCTTCGGTTGCTACTTTTTTTGCCGCCTTCTTTTTAGCCGACCGCGTCTTTTTGGGTTTACCCAGTGCTTGTGGCAAGGCTTTCAGCGCAGAGACTAAAGCCAACTTAGCTGCCGCTTGTTCTGCTGCACGTCTAGAGGCGCCCTCACCTTTAACGGCAACCTTGAGATTGGGTATTAAGCACTCAACCTCAAATTGCTGGTTATGGGCTGCACCACTAGTACCGGTTACGTTGTAAGCAGGTAGTGGCAACTGATAACTCTGTAAACACTCTTGCAACAAAGTCTTATCGTCTTTACCCAAAGTCTTGGGATCAACGTTAGTCAAAATGATGGAATATAACTTACGTAAACACGTCTTAGCCGCATCAAATCCACCATCCAAAAAGATTGCGCCAGTGACCGCCTCAAGTGTGTCAGCCAGAATGGATGGGCGACGGAAACCACCGCTCTTTAACTCCCCCTCACCTAAACGCAGGTAGTCTGATAGCGATAGCGTTTGAGCGATCTCATAGAGCGCTTGCTGCTTGACTAAGTTTGCTCGAACACGAGAAAGATCACCTTCATCTAAATCGGAATAACGCTCATAGAGCATTTCTGCAACAACGCAATTCAGAATCGAGTCGCCTAAAAACTCAAGGCGCTCATTATTTTTCTTGCTATGACTACGGTGTGTAAGGGCTTGATTGAGCAGCTCTAGTTTTTTAAACGTGTAGCCCAGTTGCGCTTGCAGCGGTGCAGTTTCGATAACGGCGCGGGCATTCATGGTCTTATTCGAATCCGCCAATGCGACCTAGATCTCCGAGGTTCAGCCAAACAAAGAATGCTCTTCCCACGATATTTTTATCCGGCACAAATCCCCAGTAACGAGAATCAGCACTATTGTCACGGTTATCGCCCATCGCAAAGTAATGACCCGCAGGCACCTTGCAAGTAAGTCCAGCATTAATGTATTGGCAGTTTTCAAATCCAGGAAAACGCTCTGCAGGGAACATGCCAACAGGCCTATCAGGATGATTCAATATCTCATGCTTGTTGCCACCCAGGTCAGCAGGAAATGATTCTGAAAACCGCTTGGCATAGCGCATATTTTCTGGATCAAGGTAAGGCTCGCCGCCGCTATATTGCAAAGGTTGATCATTTACCGTTAAGCGCTTGTCTTGATAAGTAATAGTGTCGCCAGGTATAGCGACTACACGCTTAATGTAATCAATGGATTCATCACGTGGATAGCGGAACACCACAACATCACCACGTTTTGGAGATCCTAGATCAACTACCTTCTGATTAATCACTGGCAAACGAATGCCATAGGTAAATTTATTCACCAGAATAAAGTCGCCAATCTGTAGGGTTGGGATCATGGATCCCGATGGAATTTTGAATGGCTCTACAAGAAATGAGCGCAGCACAAAGACCGCGCAAATTACCGGGAAGAAACCAGCTGTATATTCCAACCACAATGGCATGCGATCGATACCAGCCACACGTCTTTGCGGGGCAAAGTAGTAACGGTCAGCAATCCAAGCAATGCCTGAGACCACTACCAAGATAAAAAGGATGAGAGCAAAATTCATTAATCGTCCACCTGCAAAATGGCTAAGAAGGCTTCTTGTGGAATCTCCACATTACCTACTTGCTTCATGCGCTTCTTACCTTCTTTTTGCTTCTCTAGTAATTTGCGTTTACGAGAAATATCCCCGCCATAACACTTAGCCAATACGTTTTTACGTAAGGCCTTCACGTTTTCACGAGCAACAATATTGCTACCGATCGCCGCCTGAATGGCGACATCAAACATCTGACGCGGAATAATGCCGCGCATCTTGGCAACCACTTCGCGCCCGCGATGCTGACTGTTGCTACGATGGACAATTACCGAGAGTGCATCAACGCGCTCGCTATTAATGAGAATGTCGACTTTAACCACATCAGCCGGACGATATTCTTTGAACTCGTAATCCATGGATGCATAGCCACGCGAGATGGATTTCATCTTGTCGAAGAAATCTAAAACAATTTCAGCCATAGGCAACTCATAGGTGAGCTTCACTTGACGACCAAGATAGTTCATATCCATCTGAATACCGCGCTTACCAACACATAGCGTAATAATCGAACCGACATACTCTTGCGGCATGTACAAATTGACCGTCACGATAGGCTCAAGAATCGTATTGATTTTGCTAGCCTCGGGCATCTTTGACGGGTTATCTACCGACAAGATAGTGCCGTCTGACTGCTCAACTTGGTAAACCACCGTTGGAGCAGTGGTGATGAGGTTCATACCGTATTGACGCTCTAAACGCTCTTGCACAATCTCCATATGGAGAAGACCCAAGAAGCCGCAGCGGAATCCAAAACCGAGTGCTTGTGAAACCTCAGGCTCATACAAGAGTGAAGCATCATTTAATTGCAGCTTCTCTAAAGACTCTCGGAGTTGATCGTATTCACTGGACTCTACTGGGTACAGACCTGCAAAGACCTGTGGCTTCACTTCTTTAAATCCAGGAAGCGGTTCCGTAGCAGGAACTCGACCTTGTTGTCCGGGTGTATGGGTAACGGTATCGCCCACCTTGGCAGCTTTCAGCTCTTTGATGCCAGCAATCACGAAGCCTACCTGGCCAGCAGATAACTCTGGGCGATCTACGGACTTCGGGCTAAACACGCCAACATGCTCGACCAAATGACTTGAGCCATTTGCCATCAAGGTGATTTTTTCTTTTGGCTTTAAGGTGCCGTTCACAACGCGCACTAGCATCACTACGCCAACGTAGTTATCAAACCAAGAGTCAATAATTAAAGCCTGCAAAGGATCTGCTGCATTACCCTTGGGTGGGGGTACGAGCGCAATCATTTCTTCAATGACATCCTGTACACCCAATCCAGTCTTAGCTGAACAGGTTACTGCGTCTGATGCATCGATCCCGATAACATCTTCAATTTCTTTTTTGGCTCGCTCCGGATCTGCCTGCGGCAAATCAATCTTATTGAGAACTGGTACAACCTCAACACCCAACTCCAGCGCCATATAGCAATTAGCAACTGTTTGAGCCTCAACGCCTTGACTTGCATCCACCACCAAAAGCGCACCTTCACATGCAGACAGCGAGCGACTTACTTCATATGAAAAATCGACATGTCCTGGCGTATCAATCAAATTGATGTTGTAGGTTTTACCGTCTTTGGATTTATAAGTAAGCGCAGCTGTTTGCGCCTTAATGGTGATACCACGCTCACGCTCGATATCCATCGAGTCGAGAACTTGTGCTTCCATTTCACGATCAGAGAGACCGCCGCAAAGTTGAATGATGCGATCAGCAAGCGTGGATTTGCCGTGATCAATGTGAGCGATGATAGAAAAATTGCGGATTAAATCCATAGCGTCTTATGTGGTCTTCAAAAAACGCCTTGTCAGAACGCACCACGATGATGCGCTGCAAAAAGCCGTCTTAAAGTGATTGTAATGGGTGGCGCCAAAATAGCGCCAAACCCGTTTATTTCACCCAAAAACCTCGGTTTTGGCTTATTTTGGCCTTACTGGAATAATCATGGTGCTATCGGCTCTGCGGACAAAAACCGGGACAGCCTTAGTGGAGTCCAAGCCCTTTACCAGGCCTTCAAACTGCTTAATCCCAGTAATATCCACATCTGCAATCCGAATGATGACATCCCCAGGACGAACGCCTGCACGTACCAAAGGACCATCTCCTAGGCCAGTAACCTCAACGCCACCACGGATATTGAGCTCTTTCTTCTTGCTGTCTGAAAGCTCAGAAACTGCCACCCCAAGAGAATTAGTATTTCCGCCAGCTGAACCGGAGTTATCCGACTTCTTGACGGCAGCCTGGCCTGCTTCAGTATCCACAACAGAAACCACTAAGTCTTTGGTGGATCCTTTGCGCCAAACTTGTACGCTGGCACTAGTAC from Polynucleobacter sp. AP-Jannik-300A-C4 encodes the following:
- the pdxJ gene encoding pyridoxine 5'-phosphate synthase, with protein sequence MNTQPKLELGINIDHVATLRNARGTIYPDPLKAARLAEEAGADLITLHLREDRRHIKDADLMALRPLIQTRMNLECAVTPEMINIACRVQPHDVCLVPEKREEVTTEGGLDVLGHFQAVQAATTQLKGAGIRVSLFIDPEEKQIQAAKDVGATVVELHTGRYADLSGDQQMQELERIRKAAQFGRSIGLRVNAGHGLHEGNVMPVAAIAELSELNIGHAIVAEALFKGWQKAITDMKALMVQGRANTSKAE
- the lepB gene encoding signal peptidase I, giving the protein MNFALILFILVVVSGIAWIADRYYFAPQRRVAGIDRMPLWLEYTAGFFPVICAVFVLRSFLVEPFKIPSGSMIPTLQIGDFILVNKFTYGIRLPVINQKVVDLGSPKRGDVVVFRYPRDESIDYIKRVVAIPGDTITYQDKRLTVNDQPLQYSGGEPYLDPENMRYAKRFSESFPADLGGNKHEILNHPDRPVGMFPAERFPGFENCQYINAGLTCKVPAGHYFAMGDNRDNSADSRYWGFVPDKNIVGRAFFVWLNLGDLGRIGGFE
- the acpS gene encoding holo-ACP synthase is translated as MIIGIGTDILQIERLQAAYDRTNGRLAEKILGPDEMLVFKHRLARNHKRGIAFLATRFAAKEAFSKAIGLGMRMPMTWRSLQTLNEPSGKPVTSYLGALAQFMQDKNWEAQVTVSDEQDMAIAHIIVTQR
- the efp gene encoding elongation factor P; this encodes MKTAQELRVGNVVMIGTDAMVVLKAEYSRSGRNSSVVKMKFKNLLTGAPNEGVYKADDKFDVVILDKKDCTYSYFADPMYVFMDGDYNQYEVEAEFMGDALNYLEESMPCEVVFYEGKALSVAMPNSLVREIIYTEPAVKGDTSSGKVLKTAKLATGYELQVPLFCNTGDKIEIDTRTGEYRSRAN
- the lepA gene encoding translation elongation factor 4; this translates as MDLIRNFSIIAHIDHGKSTLADRIIQLCGGLSDREMEAQVLDSMDIERERGITIKAQTAALTYKSKDGKTYNINLIDTPGHVDFSYEVSRSLSACEGALLVVDASQGVEAQTVANCYMALELGVEVVPVLNKIDLPQADPERAKKEIEDVIGIDASDAVTCSAKTGLGVQDVIEEMIALVPPPKGNAADPLQALIIDSWFDNYVGVVMLVRVVNGTLKPKEKITLMANGSSHLVEHVGVFSPKSVDRPELSAGQVGFVIAGIKELKAAKVGDTVTHTPGQQGRVPATEPLPGFKEVKPQVFAGLYPVESSEYDQLRESLEKLQLNDASLLYEPEVSQALGFGFRCGFLGLLHMEIVQERLERQYGMNLITTAPTVVYQVEQSDGTILSVDNPSKMPEASKINTILEPIVTVNLYMPQEYVGSIITLCVGKRGIQMDMNYLGRQVKLTYELPMAEIVLDFFDKMKSISRGYASMDYEFKEYRPADVVKVDILINSERVDALSVIVHRSNSQHRGREVVAKMRGIIPRQMFDVAIQAAIGSNIVARENVKALRKNVLAKCYGGDISRKRKLLEKQKEGKKRMKQVGNVEIPQEAFLAILQVDD
- the era gene encoding GTPase Era, translating into MFRCGTIAIVGRPNMGKSTLLNALVGQKISITSRKAQTTRHRILGIQNREEAQFIFIDTPGFQTRLMNTLNKALNRTVTTALQDVNVACFVVEAGYFGEDDKKVLKLLPDDLPVVLVLNKLDLFNSRFQTPSERDQALLNFIKEMARPWCELGGHEDQKCEFAEIVPMSAKSPGDVERLLDVLEGYLPEAPAVYDGDTITDRSERFLAAEILREKVFRFTGEELPYTSTVVIDQFKMDGKMRRIAATILVDRDSHKAMIIGAKGERLKKISTDARIDMEKLFDGKVFLETWVKVKRGWADDRAELRAQGLE
- the recO gene encoding DNA repair protein RecO, coding for MASIRVADEPAFVLHSIPYKETSLILDVFTRQYGRMALIAKGAKRPHSSLRPVLQRFQPLLVSWSGKSELRTLTKSEWVGGTPSLVGDALLCGFYLNELLVKFLAREDDYEKLYDHYTDTISALSNLELESKGLEEILRPFELTLLQETGYAAALDRCVETNSAPISNEQYVYQPERGVRPAQGDDPGHWPVLSGKSLLAIAAGDFSDQETLSESKQLMRFLLGLHLQDQVLTTRQILIDLKKI
- the nagZ gene encoding beta-N-acetylhexosaminidase encodes the protein MSKSTMKPGPITLDVLGLELNAEDRRRIMHPLTGGVILFGRNFANRKQLTKLTAEIKKLRSDVLISIDHEGGRVQRCRTDGFTHLPAMRKLGELWGSKNKSKHTAESAAIAMAAATACGYVLAAELRACGVDFSFTPVLDLDFGRSGVIGDRGFSRDPQITFALAKSLNEGLRLAGMANCGKHFPGHGWAEADSHVAIPVDERSLKQILNDDAKPYEWLDLSLTAVMPAHVIYPKVDKNPAGFSKIWLHSILRQELGFQGVIFSDDLSMEGASVAGSVVKGADMALEAGCDAVLICNRPDLADQLLSQLKVSKAKQAESAIRLNRLMPTTTTPAWDELQGEAQYQHAKGLLQQLKLIA
- the rnc gene encoding ribonuclease III, which produces MNARAVIETAPLQAQLGYTFKKLELLNQALTHRSHSKKNNERLEFLGDSILNCVVAEMLYERYSDLDEGDLSRVRANLVKQQALYEIAQTLSLSDYLRLGEGELKSGGFRRPSILADTLEAVTGAIFLDGGFDAAKTCLRKLYSIILTNVDPKTLGKDDKTLLQECLQSYQLPLPAYNVTGTSGAAHNQQFEVECLIPNLKVAVKGEGASRRAAEQAAAKLALVSALKALPQALGKPKKTRSAKKKAAKKVATEEQLNLKLKG
- the earP gene encoding elongation factor P maturation arginine rhamnosyltransferase EarP, coding for MRWDIFCQIVDNYGDAGVCWRLARSLTSLHGQDVRIFCDDLPTLNLLASGVDPEIKRLIDVQPWEASHNNSRHPVDPPDVVIEAFGCDLPERYLAGLLIAPKKPIILNLEYLSAEPWIMDFHQKASPQAHGIPKYFFFPGFQENVGGILIDPIPKEPSLTKQLIPESLTPSWKLLRPDTKRISVFCYPGAPLLKWLEDLATLDENFDIVLTHGQREQLQFSSPNPSQPLTSPDSIQLISIPFVSQDEYDWVLSQCDFNIVRGEDSFVRAQLAGKPFIWHIYPQEDRAHETKLAAFLDLYLEDASQELKHAVIAAMTWAMPSDWDQSIDEWNAHSKAWRADLLEKQADGGLAARLMGFVA